A window of Alphaproteobacteria bacterium genomic DNA:
CTCGATCGGGAAATCCATCGTCTCGCCGAGCTTCAGCATGTCGGCGTACCACTCCGCGTGCACGGAGTTGCGCAGCATCGAGTAGCCGAAGAAGCCGGGCGAGATCGGCTTGAGGTTCCTGAAGCCCTTCTCGCGCACGCTGAACGCCGTCTCGGCGAAGACGAAGAACTCGTACTCGAAGCCGGCCCAGACGTCGAAGCCCATGTCGGCGGCGCGATCGAGCACGCGGCGCAGGGTGCCGCGCGGGCAGAGCGCCTCGGCCTTGCCGACGAACTCGCAGAGGAAGAACAGGTTGCCCGGCTCGGTGGCGATCTCGCGGCAGCTCTCGGGGATGATGCGCACCATCGCGTCGGGATAGGCGGTGTGCCAGCCGGTATAGGTGACGTTGTCGTAGAGCTGGTCGTTGCTGTCCCAGCCCAGCACCACGTCGCAGAAGCCGAAGCCGCCGTCGAGCGCGCCGAGGAACTTTTCGACATGCAGGTACTTGCCGCGCAGCACGCCATCCATGTCGTGCACGCCGACCTTCACGTGCGTGAGCTTGCGGTCCTTGAGGATCTTGCGGACGTCGGCTGCATTCTTCACCTGCCGCGGTTCCATGCGGTCTTTCTCCCCAATTCGATAGCTATCGTCGGCGGATCGTCCGCACGCACCAGTCAACGAAGCGCTCGGCTCGGTCGCGCGCTTCGCTAGCCTCTTCCGGTGTCAGCACCTCGGATACCGAGTAGTCGCCGATAACGCGTCGATCCAGACCGCGTGCCAGGAGGCGGCCCATCTCACGCGCGTCATCGCCGAGGCTCTTGGCCAGCTCGCCAAAGCGTGCGACCAAGCCGCGGTGCGTCCTTGGGGGTTCTATTCCCCGCGCCTCCAGAACAGCGACCGCTGCATGAAACATCGCGTAGTAAGCAGCCGTCACAATGGTTTCAGGAAACTCCTTGGCAGCGACGGTCTCGGTCGATCGCAGATACCGATCGGCCTTCGCCAATCGAGCGTCGACTTCCGTCGTCATGCGGCAACGCCATCTCGGCGCAGATTGCGATAGAAGCGGAAATCGCCCGCTTCGCTGGCTGCGGACAGGGCAAGCGCTTGAATTTGCGCGCCGGTCTCCATCATGAGGTCGAAGGCGATGTCCGAGATCACATCGCGTTCCCCCACAGTCGGTCGGCTGCCCAGGAACACAGCGATATCCCAATCGGAATCCGCCGACGCATCTCCTCGGGCACGCGAACCGAACAGCACAACCTTCGCCACGCGTCCAGGCAGCTTGGCCTCAACACGTCGCTTGTATTCTCGGACCAGGGCAAGTTCGTCCGTCATCACGAACCATTATAGGCCGCCGGTCGGTTTCAGCCCACGATCTCGTTCTCGCGATTGACCCATAGTGGCGAGCGCGCGAGGTCAATGAAAGTCCTCTCGTCGGCGACCAGGATCTTTCCCGCTTCCCGCGCCGCCGGATCGCGCATCGAGCGCTCGAAGGCCGCCTCGTCCGCCCACCACAACTCGGCGATGCCGTCATAGGGCTCCGGCGCGCCGCGCACGCCCTGCAGACCGGCGTCGAAGGGTGTCTCGGTGGCGTGGGTCTGGACATAGCGGCTGATGCCCAGCGCCGCGGCGTGGCTGCGCACCAGCGGACCGTGCCGGTTCAGCCAGTAATCCTGGAACTGCGCGCGCGTCAGGTGCGGCAGGCGGTGCAGGCAGAATGTCAGCTTCACGGCAGGCATCCGGGCCTCCTCTTCGACACGCATAAGGGCGGACATACCAATATCAGGAACAACCCTGTAAGTCCTTGTGCGGCGGGCCTTTTCCACCGCGATTACAGCCCGCCGACCAGGCGAATCCAGGCGATTCCGACACGCCTAGGGGTGGAAATAGGACAGGACGGATTTCGGCGGTACACCGGTGCCACTCTCACCCGAACCGGAGTCCGCCCGATGGCCCGCAACCGCACGATCTCACCCGACTTCTGGACCTGGGAAGCCGTCATCGACTGCCAGCCGATGACGCGCCTTCTGTTCATCGGCCTGTGGAATTTCGCCGACGATTACGGCGTGCAGCCGCTTCGGCCGCGCACCATCCGCATGCAGGTGCTGCCCGGAGAGGAGCTCGACAGCGACGCCGTACGACGGATGATCGACGAACTGGCGGCGCAGCGGCTGGTGCGGATCTACGAAGTCGACGGCCAGGAATACGTTGCGATCGCCGACTGGCACCAGCTCCAGCGGGTCGGCAAGCGTGCGCGGCGGCGGTATCCAGCCGCTGCCTCCCCGCTTCCCGGCGTCGGCCAGGCGGGCGAGCCGCCTTCGCCGCCGACCATTGAAACCCATAGCAATGGCCAGACTCCGCGAAGTCCGCCATTCGGCGAGCCGGACGCGCCGCCGCCGCAGACCATGGCGAACCATAGCAATGGCGATGCTCTCCCGTTCGGGGCGGCAGGCGAGCCGCCGTCGCCCACCATTGCAAACCATAGCAATGCCGATCATCCGGCAGCCGGCGAGGCTGTCGGGCAGCCGTCGCCGACCATCGCAAACCATTGCACGCAGCCGAACCTTCCGCCGGCGGACCGGCGGGAGCTCGATGCGCGGTTGCGCAGGATCGCCACGCCTGCTTGAACGGCCGCCATGGCCGATCTGCCCATCGTCGACGCCCTGCCGGCGCTGAAGGAGGCGCTGGCGCGTGACAGCGCGGCGGTGCTGCTGGCGCCGCCGGGCGCCGGCAAGACGACCGTCGTGCCGCTGGCCCTGCTCGATCAGGCTTGGCTCGCCGGGCGCCGGATCGTCATGCAGGAACCGCGCCGGGTCGCCGCGCGGGCCGCCGCCCGGCGCATGGCGCAGACCCTGGGCGAGGAAGTCGGCGGCACGGTGGGCTATCGCGTGCGGCTGGACTCCCGCGTCGGCCCGACGACCCGCATCGAGGTGGTCACCGACGGCCTGTTCCTGCGCCGCCTGCAGGCCGATCCGTCGCTCGACGGCGTCGGCCTGGTGATCTTCGACGAGCTGCACGAGCGCGGACTGGAGACCGACCTGTCGCTGGCGCTGGTGCGCGAGGCGCAGATGGCGCTGCGCGAGGATCTGCGCATCCTCGCGATGTCGGCGACGCTCGACGGCGCGGCGGTGGCGAAGCTGCTGGGCGACGCGCCGGTGATCGAAAGCGCCGGCCGCATGTTCCCGGTGCGCACACGCTATCTCGAGCGTGATCCCGAGGGACGGCTGGAGGACATTGTCGCCTCGACCACGCGCCGCGCCATGGAGGAGGAAAGCGGCAGCGCGCTGGTCT
This region includes:
- a CDS encoding HEPN domain-containing protein encodes the protein MTTEVDARLAKADRYLRSTETVAAKEFPETIVTAAYYAMFHAAVAVLEARGIEPPRTHRGLVARFGELAKSLGDDAREMGRLLARGLDRRVIGDYSVSEVLTPEEASEARDRAERFVDWCVRTIRRR
- a CDS encoding nucleotidyltransferase domain-containing protein, yielding MTDELALVREYKRRVEAKLPGRVAKVVLFGSRARGDASADSDWDIAVFLGSRPTVGERDVISDIAFDLMMETGAQIQALALSAASEAGDFRFYRNLRRDGVAA
- a CDS encoding EthD domain-containing protein yields the protein MPAVKLTFCLHRLPHLTRAQFQDYWLNRHGPLVRSHAAALGISRYVQTHATETPFDAGLQGVRGAPEPYDGIAELWWADEAAFERSMRDPAAREAGKILVADERTFIDLARSPLWVNRENEIVG